A window of Halomonas sp. H10-9-1 contains these coding sequences:
- the recR gene encoding recombination mediator RecR → MSFSPLVEKLMESLRVLPGVGPKTAQRMAMHLLERDRDGGRRLATVLDDALERVGYCRRCRTLTEEEVCALCESARRDDALLCVVESPADQLAIEEAGGYRGRYFVLHGHLSPLDGIGPEDLGLDALESRVAEEGVEEVILATNPTVEGEATAHYIAAQLMAHGVRLSRLAYGVPMGGELEYVDGGTLSHAFNGRLPFQGD, encoded by the coding sequence ATGAGCTTTTCCCCTCTCGTCGAGAAGTTGATGGAATCGCTGCGGGTGCTGCCCGGCGTGGGGCCCAAGACCGCCCAGCGCATGGCCATGCACCTGCTCGAGCGCGACCGCGACGGTGGGCGGCGCCTGGCCACGGTGCTCGACGATGCGCTGGAGCGGGTCGGTTACTGCCGGCGTTGCCGCACCCTGACCGAGGAGGAGGTCTGCGCGCTGTGCGAGAGCGCGCGCCGCGACGACGCCCTGCTCTGCGTGGTGGAGTCGCCCGCCGACCAGCTCGCCATCGAGGAGGCCGGCGGCTATCGCGGTCGCTACTTCGTGCTCCACGGTCACCTCTCGCCCCTGGACGGTATCGGTCCCGAGGACCTGGGGCTCGACGCCCTGGAGTCGCGGGTGGCCGAGGAGGGCGTCGAGGAGGTGATACTCGCCACTAATCCCACGGTCGAGGGCGAGGCCACGGCCCATTATATCGCCGCCCAGCTCATGGCCCACGGCGTGCGCCTGTCGCGACTCGCCTATGGGGTGCCCATGGGCGGCGAGCTCGAGTATGTCGACGGCGGTACCCTGAGCCACGCCTTCAATGGCCGCCTGCCCTTCCAGGGCGATTGA
- a CDS encoding YbaB/EbfC family nucleoid-associated protein: MFNKGGMGNIMKQAQEMQAKMQRVQEEVARAEVLGEAGAGMVKITMNGRHDVSKVDIDPSVMEEDKELLEDLLAAAVNDAVRKVEANSKAKMEEATAGLNLPPGFKMPF, encoded by the coding sequence ATGTTCAACAAGGGTGGAATGGGCAACATCATGAAGCAGGCCCAGGAGATGCAGGCGAAGATGCAGCGCGTCCAGGAGGAGGTCGCCCGGGCCGAGGTGCTGGGCGAGGCGGGTGCGGGCATGGTCAAGATCACCATGAACGGCCGTCACGATGTCAGCAAGGTGGACATCGATCCCAGCGTCATGGAAGAGGACAAGGAGTTGCTCGAGGACCTGCTGGCCGCCGCGGTGAACGATGCCGTCCGCAAGGTCGAGGCCAACTCCAAGGCCAAGATGGAAGAGGCGACCGCCGGCCTGAACTTGCCGCCCGGTTTCAAGATGCCGTTCTGA